Genomic segment of Rattus norvegicus strain BN/NHsdMcwi chromosome 7, GRCr8, whole genome shotgun sequence:
CTGGCTATAAAGCTCATGATATCAGTCTGATACTCTGAAGTTCCAGTGTCAGAGAGAAGCAGCCCTTAACCTGGGCGCTGTTAGATCTCAAAACAGTCTATGAGACCCCACCTCCCCAACTGCACAGAAACGAACTCATTTTCCGGCTTCCAATAGCCAAGGCTGTACTAGGTGTTAGCATACCTGCACTTAAGGGTGTAGATGTTGCCCACAAACTTGACCAGTGACGTTTGGGGGGGCCGAGGCACCAGGGAGGGGACTGGCCGGACTCGGGGTGGGGGTTGCCGCACTTCTTCCAGCTTCTGTTGCAGGTCATTGGCTTCCTCACCACCCCGAGCTGCAGAGGCATCTGAGGGGCGGGCTTGTCTGCGTTCAAACTCTAATGGACAGAGTGACAGGTGACATAAAGGGAGGGCTAGGGCCCTGGAGACACCCCTGCTTTCAGTGAGCACAAAGGAGCAGAGGCTGTTAGGACTTAAGACTGGGTACCGCATGCTCTGATAGAATGGCACAGATAGAGGAAGAGGATTAAGCAACTGAGATGTGGTGGTTGGCTAAGGTCTAGAAGGTCTCTACTGCCCTTCCAACCCTCCTCTACCAGCACTCACTGTTGATATTTTGCCGCTGATGCTCCTCTGACTTCACGGTCCCAGGTGGGCTGGTTGCCAGAGGCCGTTCACCACTGTCAGCTGCCCTGCCAGCTTCAGGCCCTGGTTCGTCCCCAGCACTTCGGCCAACCAGGGACAGGCCCCCAGGTGCCAGCCCCAGGGGTGGCCGCTTATCACTGTCACGGCCATGGCCAGCACTGCGGAACTTCTTGGTAAAGGGGCGGCCACCCTGGATGTAGCTTCGGTAGGCACCCACTTTCTGAGGCCGGTGTTTGATCCACTCGCTCAGGGTCTCGATGGGAGAGCCGTTGACACACCACTCCGTCACACCGAACTGCCGCAGATGTGCCCTCGCATGGCTGGCTAGGGCTTTGCGGTTTTCAAAGTAAAGGCCACAGAGCTCACAGCAGGCCTCGGTGGCTACAGACAGAGGAGGTTGCTATTCTAAGAGTGCAGGAATACCCAGGTGGCCTAAGCAAGGTCGGAGCTAATCCCACCTCCCACAGGGACCTTGCCTCAGGGACCCTGCTTTCCCTGACAAATGCCATCCCAAGACCCTACCACCCACTGCTTACAGGAGTGGGAGGTCTTCTCATGGAGAGTCTTTGCCTTGAAGGGCAGTTCAGTCTGGATGTAGGTCTTGGCCTTGACCTCTGCTGGGAGGAATCGGTCCTCCTGGAGGGGCCGCTTGGTTGCCACTGGGCCCAGGTAGCTCGTAGCTGAGGGCTTGGACCCTGTGATGGGTGACAGGCTGAGCTCCCGGGGAACCTGGGTTGGcccagctcctggttttcctGGCCGGGTAGCCAGGGGTGACAGAGGCAGTGGGGAATGCATAACCCCAGGAGCTGCTGTAGGAGAGCCATCTTCGGTGAGGGCAggagccaggtctccagctggAGGCTCTTTTTTGATGAGGCACAGCTTGGACTTCTTCTTCAGGATCTCCCGAAGTGTGTCGATGGGGGAGCCATTGACAGACCACTCAGTCACACCCATCTGGCGCAGGTGGGAGCGTGCATGGCTGGATAGGCCCTTTCGGTTCTCGAAGAACTCACCACAGAACTCGCACCGGATATCACGAACTGGCTCTGCCCGAGAGGCTGCAAGGAgtcagagggggagggaggaaggagaaaggaggcatTGTCTATGGGCAGGAAGCAGCCTCCAAGCTCAAGACCCAAGTCGGTGCCAGACTTCTGGATGTCCCTATTCGTGTGGCCCCTCCCTCCAGACTCCAATGAACTCCACCTGGGCCTTCAGAGGCACACCTTATCTTATCCATCCAGCTCTTCTGTGTCTTGTTACCTCTAATTCTAGCTGGCCTTACAAGGTCTCCCTGAGTAAGGCTGAGCAAGCTacttctctctgagcctcagtttccttctctgcAAGATGGGGATGAAAACCAGTCTCTCCCAACGTTGCTGAGAAGGTATAAAATCAGAAGGGTTCAGAGCATGTGGCAGGGAGCTGTCAtgtgagctctgaggggaagccGTGGCCATGCTGGCCTGCTTGGAGTATAGCAAACAATCAGTCAAGAATGAGCATAGTGTGAGAGCGCCAGGGACGCAGGCAACACTGACGTGATAGCAACTATGCTACATGAGGAGCTTTTGTGACCAGGCACCAGGGTAAGGGCTTCATCACACTTAATCCTCAAGAAActgtacagacacagacatgggACTATGCTGAGCTCCATCCTCCAAATGAGACTTGCCCAACTCACTCACTACTTACTACATTATGGAGAACAGAGATCTTGAGTCAAATGTCAAACATTCAACTACCAGAAATGTTAGACATAGTTCAAACATTTGAATGCCATCCCTCTATTCCTTCAGTGGCAGACATCACTAGTGGATCCTTGCAGCTAATCCTCCTAGGGATCTGGTTGGCAGCCACTACTAATTGGCAAAAGAGggcatataaatataattatatgagTCTGCTACTTCTGCATGAATAACAGAGAAACAAGCTGTCACTTGGGTACAGGAGTCTAAACAGCAAGTCAGTCCTGTGTTCTCTGGACTTGTTTATCTTCCATTTAAGTCCTGTGATCTATGGATGCTGCTAAAAGGGTACAAGGAGCAGCACCAGCTAACTGTTCTACGAAGCCTGCACAGGGTCACTTACACAAGTTCAAGGGTGCCATATCTTCTCGAGGCGCACCCCAGGGACCCTCAGATGGGTGTGGCTCCCCATGAAGGGCCCCTGGCAGCATCTCCCTCTTGATCTCCACTCTCATATGTTCAGGCTTCAGTTTCTTGGGCAGGGAGGGTGTAGCAAGGCCTGAGAACATCTTCCGGGCcgtgggaggaggagaagcagtcGGGGAGTGGcccagaggactgcctggtggTAGTGGCAACTTCTTGGCCAGAGGTGAGATGTGAAGATCAGAGGGACTTCGTGCTTCTAGTGAGCTGCCAGGACCTGCACTGCCCACCATCTTGGCCAGGGCTTTTGGACTAGGACCTGGTGGGTGGAGGTGTCCACCTGGCCTGGATTGGGTCCGTCTCTTCAGGATTTCCCGCAGTGTGTCGATGGGCGAGCCATTCACATACCACTCAGTCACACCCATCTGGCGCAGGTGGGAGCGCGCATGGCTAGACAGGCCCTTTCTGTTCTCAAAGAACTCACCACAGAACTCGCACCGGATATCTCTGGTTGGCTCTGGGCCTGAAGCTGCAGCAGGGAGAAAAAAGGTCAGTTATAATTATGGACATCATCTGGGCCGTCACCTGTTGGAGTATCCTGGCCAGCTAGGTATAGGCAGCAATGTGTCCATAAGCTAGGGTGGCAGTGGATGGCAGCTACAAGTGAGGGAGCTGAGGGGTGGGGACAGACAATGGGCACAGAGAGGCGAGGTGCAGGAGAGGCTCTGGAGAGCTGAAAGGAcccctgtcttggcagagagcAGTACTAATACTCCACAGCTTTGTGGATCCCAGCGAGAACAGGGGAGGAGACAGGACTAAGCCAGCCTAGGTGCCACATACTGTCTAGACCCAGGACACCTTCCACACCAAAAGGCAGGACCTTCCCCTTGGCCTTCACTCTCAGGCAGGGTCAAAGGCCAAGAGAGCGGTACCAGCAGCCCACTGCCAACAAAGTCTCTGGGTTGAGCCAACCCACTGCCAAGGGCCCCTGTCTACTCCCTACTACAAcagggagggagtagggaggggGCCATGACCCCACAGGGAGGGGCTCCAGGGCCCACAGGGAGGAAGGGCAGCTCAAGTGAGAACCTACAGAGGTTGAGAGGAGATGGCTCCACATCAGAGGCCCAGAAAATGCCGGCGGCCGAGAGATCCTGCTTCCCCCAGGGACTGGCCATACCCGAGGCCTTCAGCTTGGCCTTCTTGGCCGGCGGTGGGGGAGGGAGCAAGGAGAGGGCTGTGGAGGTGGAAGGAGGCCGCCCCAGCTGGGCCAGGGCTCCCCGCCCGGGTGGGAGGCGGATCTGGATGCCGTCCCTCCTGATGAGCCCGTGGAGCACGTCTATGGGGGATCCCTTGGCATCCGGGTCGCTGATGCCCAGGTGGCGCAGGTGGGCACGGGCGTGGCTGGACAGGCCCTTGCGGGTCTCAAACCAGGCACCACACAGCTGGCAGTCCAGCTCTCTGCCCCCGTCACTATCTAAAGCTGCGGAGACAAAACACAGGGGGAGGGGGTTCACGGCCGCTACCTTGGTCGGCCCTAGGGGATGAAGGCAGGAGGGTCTGCTGTGATTTTCAGCTGCCCAGGTGGTTAGGGATCCAAGTTTCATGCTTCTGAcaggttttgtgttttttcttggTAGGTTTCAGGTGGCAGGGCAGCTAATTCCTTGCCTAGCCCACTGGCATCGAGTAAAGATGGGAAGCTTAAGGATGTACTTGTGTCAAGTCCTAGCGCTCACAGGCCCTCTTCCTGGGACTTCTGCTACAGGAACTACAGGGGAGGACAGAAGGTGAAGAGCAGGGGACCACACGACTACCAAGGACCCTAACCCTGAACCCACAGCAGACTCAACTGGTGCCAGGAAACACAGGTATCTTCAGACTCTAATTCCTGCCCACAAGTAGGAAAGCATAACGGATATCTCTAGAAACCTGACTGCTGAACCTGGAGGGTCTCTTTCTACTTTTGGGCACAAACAGGGAGATGCCTCAGCATAAATGGCTAAGAGACATGAAAAAAGGAGCCAATGTAAGGAATCTGGTAGACTGCCTACTCATGTACCTGTATGGGCCACGATATCCCAGACTCCCACTGGGAAAGCCAGGTCCACAGGCACCCTTTTACTTTTACCACCCCCACCATCAGTCCAGAGAAGGACAAGAGTTCTTCTCAAGTGGCAAGTAGGCCCCTGCAGGCTCAGATCTGTAGCCGACTTCCAGGGGAAGATCACCAGAATAGGGGAAAATGACCATCACAGGACAGCCCAATAGGAGACAATGAGCGCCTCAACTAGCACTGACCTGGATGACCCAGGATCTGGAAACTGCCGGTCTCAGTTCCTATCCTGGGTCCTCCTCATCTGAGGACCACATAACATCCCAGCACCCCCCTCAGCTCCCAGTACCCAAACTCACTGAGATTCAGCGGCCCCTCATCCTCAGACTGGGGCCATTGAGCCTTTGGGGAAGTTGGCCGGGGACTCAGGGACAGCTGGGGGCTCTTGTCCTCAGGATTCTTGGGTGTAGGGGATCCTGCCAGAGTCAGTGGGGCCTTCTTGAGGAGTGGAGAGCTGGATGGGTGGGTCAGGCCCTTGGCTGAGAAGCCAGGAGGTGATTTGATGGCTTTGTTGACAGCAGGGGCATCCATAGGTTTGGCCAGGGTGAGTAGGCCAGGCCTGGCAGCCCCAGCAACGAACTCCTTTGGTGAGTTGGACTTCTTGGTCAGGTTAGGGGGCAGCCCAAGGGGAGCGTCAGGCAGGCCCTTCTGTTTCACCAGCTCGTAGAGGAGGTCGATGGGAGCACCACTGCTTTCTGACTCTGCGACCCCAAGCTGCCGCAGATGTGAACGTGCGTGGCTGGACAGGCCCTTTCGTGTCTCAAAGCAGGCACCGCAGACCTCACAGGTGGTCAGGCTCTGGGCTGGAGGATGAGACGGAGGCTAGGATGGAAGGCTATGAGGCCTTTCGGGTACAGCTAACCCATTCTCCTCCCGTTACCCAGGTGCGAAGTAAGTGTTTGGTTGTTGCCAAATCCCTCTGATCCTGACAACCATTCTAATTTGGTGGAGgttagtgtttctggtttgaagtaaggaaactgaggctcagagaagagAATATTTGTGCCCAAGGGCACACAATAGGAGGCTACACTCTCTGTGGTCCAGCCAGTGGGGATGCCTTTCTGACCCACAACATACCAGGGTGCCCTGACAATGTTTACACACATTCGTGTCGTGTGCATACAGATAGATCACACAGAGCTAATGCCCTGACAATGTTTACACACATTCGTGTCGTGTGCATACAGATAGATCACACAGAGCTAATGCCCTGACAATGTTTACACACATTCGTGTCGTGTGCATACAGATAGATCACACAGAGCTAATGCCTAACCTACTCTCTCTGCAACTAACTTCAAGTGCTACGTCACAAGAGGTCTTAGTAACAGTCCTGGTCCAGTCCCCATCTACTTCTTGGCCTTCCCGCCTGACTTCAATGATGCAAAGGTGGGTTGGTTTTGCCCTTCTTATTATACTTAGGAAGTAGCATTATGCTCAAGAATTTTGTGGTCTACGGAAAACAAATATGAAACACACGAAAGCTCAAAACAAGTAAGGTTGGTGCATCCCTAAGTTTGCGGCCTCTTGTCCACCGTATCACTGGATATTCCTTCCTCATCCAGTAAGGCAGTAGCTGAGGGACACGCGTACGGCCAAAGCTACAGAAACTCAGTGTAGAAGACAGTGAGTAGTATCTCCTTGCTGCCTCAAAGAACGATAAGGAAAACGAGTGCCAACCCATGCTAATCCAAAAGGCGCTTCTGTGACGGTGACTATCCTGGCCACTCACCCTTGAGGTCTGGCAGCTCCTGTTTGCTGCCCTGAGGAACCTCTGCGGCCACTTTGCTGCTCAGCCGACTGGCCACCTGCTCCAGGGTCCCAGAGACAGGCAGGCTCTTCTTTGGGAGTAAGGAAGACCCCAAGTCCATGGCCACCATTGTATTTTCCTCAGAACACAGGCCTGTGGGGTGGAGGAGACAGGCTCAGCCCAATCATGAGTCAGGCTGTCCACCCCAAGAAGGAGACTCAAAGAATGGTACTTCTTCCTCATCCTTGGCATCTGCTCTCACTTCTGGAAGCCACTCATGGAAGTTCCATGAGAGCTGAGACTGCACCCATAAACCTTTGTGGCAGCCCAATGCAGGGACACCAAGACTGTCCAATGACAGGAAAGACAAACAGTAGTTTCAGTCCAGTAGAAGATTCACTGGTCTGAGAACACGTTGCAAATTTGAGCCGAGATTCCTCATCAGAGGGCATTTTAAGACAAAAATGCCTCTCTGTGTAGAATTTATAAGGGGGTAAAGGtgggaaaagttaaaaaaaaaaaagtcagagactAGAGTCTATAAGCCTGAGAAACAaggtagaaaaagcaagaagttgaggacagggaggggaaatcTCTACCAGACAAGGGAGCTGGAGCTTCAAAGACACTAACAAGCCCAGCAGTAAACTACTCATCACCAGCTGAACCGGCCAAGGTAAGAACCTGGACTCTGGACCAACTCGGGGACAGGAAGAGTGGGAATGTTAGAAGTTTGCACGAAGTTTCTTAAGCTTCTATTCATCGAGGATGCCTCCTCCGGTAAGAGATATGTAGAGAGAAGGACTCAAGGGTGGTTTTCTTAGTCTGAGTTTTCATTAAAAGGGGCAGGGATGGGGGATAGTAGGAGGCGATGAGGTAGAATTCTGAACAAGAGTTGAGGATGAAAGAACCGTGTGTCAGATGGACTTCGGAGACGACCAGGACAAAGCAATAGGGCAAGGGGGTTAAGGTAGGTCGCTTTGCTCAATCTGAGTCCCACAGAAGCAAGAAGACCGGACAGAAGGCTACCGAGATCATGACACAGAGTACTTTGTCAAAGTCTCCAGGTGGAAGTGGGCGCGTCTGTCAGATGGGGCAGGGCCAAAAGTGGCTTTCCAACACCGAGGGGATCGGAACCGTGACAACTGGGAGCTTCTGAGACTCCAAAAGAGGCAGGGGACTTCTGTCAGAGCCGGCGAGAGTCCCGAGGAGCGACTGCAGAGTGCTTCCGAAGCCTGGGACCCTCCAGGAGGCTGAGAGAGGCCCAGGGCCCGAGCGCCTGAGGTGGGGGGGTGCCACAGAGATCGGACGGCGGGTGTTGAGGGTGGCGACGGCACACTCCGGAGGGACGCCGACTTTCCCCTCCCCGGACCCTCCCCTCCGCCAACTCTTACCCGGAGCGGGCGCGGGCGCGGGCCCGGGCCCCGGCTCCGGCTCGGCCTTGGGCCCGTCCCGCGACGccggtggcggcggcggtgggggtggaggcggcggcggcgccgGGAGAACCACCGGTCCTGGACTCGGGGGGCCTGGCGAGGGCGCCCCCGTGGGCGCGCGCTCCCGGGCACCCCCCGCGCGCGGCCCCGCCGCCGCCTTGCTCTCCGCTTTTGTCACTCGGCACTGGGCGGTGGAGGCGGCCATCTTGGCTCCGGCGCACGCGGGGCGGCCGCCTCAGGCGAGAGCAGCGGAGCGCCGCGCGCCGCGACCTCCGAGCGTGCTCTGCTCCGCCCCTCCGGGCGCACCCAGGGCGACCTGATGAGCGCCGAGCGCCTCGAGCGAAATGCTCTGGGCGCTGAGAATTCCACTTCCGAGCTCCTAGGAGCTGCCTGGAGCTCAGGGCCAAGCTGCCATCCGCCTCTAGCAGCCGCCACACTCCAGGATATACTTATCTCTACATCTAGAAAAGGAACCCTCCAGCCACACACATTCACCTCAATATAAGCATTCAGAATCAGAATCCTGACAGTAGTGCTAGGACTTGCCTTGAgaccctgttcttttttttttttttttttaatagaaagtcTCTCTTGCCAGGTAGACAAACCTGGACCTGATCATAAGTATCCTTACAAAAGGCAAAGCTTCTAGAACAATCCCGAAAAACACTAGATTCTCCACCACAGTGATCCTATCCCAGCCCCACATAAGCCTAGTATCTATCCAGCTGTTCTCAGATAGTGTTGTCCCGCAATCCAAGAAACTTGGTCCCTCCTCTATGATTCTAGCACCGTTCACTGCTCCCGCCCCAACTTTAAACTACAACATTCCTTGACAGATAGGTGGGGCCAGAATGTAACCGGGCCCCGCCCCCAATTTGgtgccttcctcttctggctcacttggaaaaaagggaagaacctttaaaaaaagaactgcCACTCAGGACCACTGCCTCAACCTGGCCCAAATTTGGGATACCATTACTTTGATTTTAGGATCAGTTCAGGTACCCCATAAATGCCCCCCATCTCCGTATGTTCCCTGAAGAGGCCATGTTTGGGCCAGTTCCTTTTGGAGAGtgacacaactttttttttttttttttttttctagaaatagaTTGGTCATGAGTGAATCTGGCTGTTAGGTACTTGTCTCATCCTTGGAAGTGTCTGGCTCTGGTGACAGATAAGAAATGTGAGCATGATATACAGGCCTGCACTGGGACAACACAAAACAAGGGGGTGAGAACTGGAGCTTTCACGGACTACTTTCTACAGACCTAGACACCCTAAGGCTGGCTCTGCCTTCAGCCATGCCAGAGACATTACGAGCCAAATTAAGTAGGAAAGCTGAAGCCCTTGTGAGCAATCATTTACCAAAGGCAACAAGCCTCATATTCCACTCGTTTGTGTCTCTCTGATGTGGCTGCAGCCAGTCACCAACCTGTCTCGGCCCCAGTTTCTTCTTTAAGAAAGAGATggactggggttggagagatggctcagtggttaaggtcctgagttcaaatcctagcaaccacatggtggctcacaaccatttgtaataggatctgatgccctcttctggtgtgtctgaagacagcgacagtgcataaataaaaaagaaaggaagaaagaagaagatggACTGTTGACATCCTTACACTGTCCTCTGAAAACTCTCAAGTGCCTTCAGCTGGCTTACAGATGGGACGAGTCCAGTCAAGTCTAAAATACACATCTACACTCAAGCCTCGGAACTGTAGGGAGAGCAACCATAGAAGAAAGCCCAGCCCCAGGAACCTTGCATCAATCCTCCCATTTAAGATGTATTTCATTCTTCAAAGCCAAGCAGTTTGAATTTCATTCAACTATGTCCCATGGCAGAGTTCTATGTCCCCTtactacttttgtttgtttgtttgtttctttttttttcttttttttcggagctggggatcgaacccaggccttgtgcttgctagacaagcgctctaccgctgagctaaatccccaaccccactacttttgtttcttttgacagGATCTCTtcccatagccctggctgtcttagaactcactatgtagaccgcctgtctttgtctcctgagtgctggaattaaaggtgtgcactgctatGCCCAGCTGAGTTCTCTGTCATTTAAAAGTTCCCCAAAAGTCAGCTTTTTTAAGAGATCAGGTCCTTCACTTTTCCTCTAATTCTGATGTGCCTATCCCTGCAATCTAATACCAACTATTGATTCTAGATTTCCAGACACTATCAATACGATGTTCAGAAGTCCACCTCTGCCTATGTGTGGCTGGGACAAAGCAAATAATCCACAGTTTCTCTGTCTGTAAGATGATACCCAATCCCAAGGCGAGGAACACAGCTTAGTGGTGAAAACACTTGTGTAACATGCCTGAGGCCCAGGGTTCCATGCCCagcacatcaaagcaaaataaaataaacctttgccCTACaagattggtttttgttttgttttgttttgttttggcatatCTGAGATGACAGAGGTTAAAACCTTAGTACATGCAATTGCTTGAGTTATGGGAGGTGTTTGCCAAGGTTGCTGGGTAAAACTGGTTGAACCTAGAATCTATATTCTCCTCTTTTTGTAGTGAGTACTGGGAACGTCTTGCTTATGACAAGCATGTACTCCATCACTTAGCCATATCCCTAGAGTCTGGATTCTAGAGCTGTACCATCCACAACAGTAAGATAACAAGAAGCTCATATCAGCCGTATTTTAAGTGCTCAGTGGCCATGTGTACCCAGTGGTGACCCTTGAGGCCAGTACAGATTGTTAAAGACTATTACTGACATCTCACAAAGTTCTATTGGACATAGTATTCAACacaggaaatattttcagaacaaagaATTTGCTGTCCAACTACCTGGACTGCAAAGCTTATCTTGCTCTGGCTATATGATTTGGGGCAGGTAAATTAAGTTCTCTGTGCCTCAGATTCCTCCTCTGTAAAATCGGTATGATGAAAACACACACCTTAATAGTCTTGGGCAAACAACCAGAGCCAGCTTAGCTcaggcctggaatttgctatgcagcccaggctagcacTGATTGTCTTGCCCAagccttgagtgctgggattacaggcagataAAATGCTCCCAGGAAAGCAGAGTCTTTCCAACCTACCCACCATCCCTCTGGAAAGTGTAGGAGCCTGACCTGTTCCCTTCCCTTACCATCTCCGTAGACTGGCCCAGGGTCCTCAGCCCAGGTAGGTGGGAAGGGCATGGTGAGAGGTAAGCGTGGCCGTCGTGAAGTCAGGAAGCTTCCAGGAGGCCCACCAGGCTCACGGCCCAGGGGACTTGGGGGTAACTCAGCTGCTGAGGTGGCCAACAGCTCCTGCAGGATGTTGATGGGTGAGATGGTAAGCTCCCAGTTGGTGATGCCAAAGTCACGAAGGTGGGCCCGGGCATGACTGGAGAGGCCAGCCCGGGTATCAAAACCAGCCCCACAGAAGTCACATCTCATCAGGCTAAAGGTGCCCGGGTCGAAGTTAGCCACTGCAGAAAGAAGACACACACTTCCTGGGTTGGGGTAGTGGTCAGGGGAGCCACTCTCCACCCTAACTCTACCCCCTTCCCAGGACATCTCCTGCTCTAGCAATCACCCCCGGATTGCCTGACTtcctttctgttgttgatgcttctGTCTGATCAGAGACTCTCAGCTTGTCCCCCCTCTCCAAACCAGACACTCCAGAAAGCTTGACTTCCCCGACTCCCACATGCACAACAGGCAGCATTAGGAACATCATCTAGAACCGGCTTCTCTGACTGGCAATATGAGAGTATTAGATAGACGCCCTCTCCTTGCCTATTTTTTCCTGGCATTTTTCCCATATTATAAATTAAGTGTAGTTTATATGAAGAAATGGACAAAGAGAGAATGGGATACTCATATCTGGGAGCCTTCTCTGAACACTCAAAAGTTACAGTTTCCTCTCTCAGATTCGGAGCCCTGGTCACTTGGTGCTAGAACTGCCTAGTTTTCTGGCTGTCTACCACTTATCTGCACACTGTAgcatatctctctctcctctctcttcctccccacacctccaTGCACTCTTATTCATTCAAACATCATGTTAACTCCTTCCCCAAGTGGGCTGTGAACTACCCAGTATCAGAACTACCCAGTGTGCTCTAACTAGAGGTAGACCTCGGGGATCAGAAACTCTGCCTGGAAATCTTCACACTGCATAGATGGCCCCAGGCTCTGATGCCCACCAGGAGTCCTGTTACTTTGCTTGTCGTCTAGCTCACTGCTGGCCTTTTCAGGGTCCAGAACAGAGATGACCCAGTTCAACACACATTTATTGCATGAGAGAATCAAATGGAATTATCTGTCTGTGGCTGATTGCTGTGCTCAAACTCCTCTCTCCAGCTGCCATTGTGACCAGGGCACTGAGACACCTGCACATCCACCAACATTTAGTGG
This window contains:
- the Wiz gene encoding protein Wiz isoform X14, coding for MAEVAFLMGSPILASAKPSPVPPPPPIGSAAVANFDPGTFSLMRCDFCGAGFDTRAGLSSHARAHLRDFGITNWELTISPINILQELLATSAAELPPSPLGREPGGPPGSFLTSRRPRLPLTMPFPPTWAEDPGPVYGDGLCSEENTMVAMDLGSSLLPKKSLPVSGTLEQVASRLSSKVAAEVPQGSKQELPDLKAQSLTTCEVCGACFETRKGLSSHARSHLRQLGVAESESSGAPIDLLYELVKQKGLPDAPLGLPPNLTKKSNSPKEFVAGAARPGLLTLAKPMDAPAVNKAIKSPPGFSAKGLTHPSSSPLLKKAPLTLAGSPTPKNPEDKSPQLSLSPRPTSPKAQWPQSEDEGPLNLTSGPEPTRDIRCEFCGEFFENRKGLSSHARSHLRQMGVTEWYVNGSPIDTLREILKRRTQSRPGGHLHPPGPSPKALAKMVGSAGPGSSLEARSPSDLHISPLAKKLPLPPGSPLGHSPTASPPPTARKMFSGLATPSLPKKLKPEHMRVEIKREMLPGALHGEPHPSEGPWGAPREDMAPLNLSSRAEPVRDIRCEFCGEFFENRKGLSSHARSHLRQMGVTEWSVNGSPIDTLREILKKKSKLCLIKKEPPAGDLAPALTEDGSPTAAPGVMHSPLPLSPLATRPGKPGAGPTQVPRELSLSPITGSKPSATSYLGPVATKRPLQEDRFLPAEVKAKTYIQTELPFKAKTLHEKTSHSSTEACCELCGLYFENRKALASHARAHLRQFGVTEWCVNGSPIETLSEWIKHRPQKVGAYRSYIQGGRPFTKKFRSAGHGRDSDKRPPLGLAPGGLSLVGRSAGDEPGPEAGRAADSGERPLATSPPGTVKSEEHQRQNINKFERRQARPSDASAARGGEEANDLQQKLEEVRQPPPRVRPVPSLVPRPPQTSLVKFVGNIYTLKCRFCEVEFQGPLSIQEEWVRHLQRHILEMNFSKADPPPEEPQAPQAQTAAIEAP
- the Wiz gene encoding protein Wiz isoform X10: MEGLLAGGLAAPDRPRGPERLPGPAPREDIEGGAEAAEGEGDIFRSSHYLPITKEGPRDILDGRSGISVANFDPGTFSLMRCDFCGAGFDTRAGLSSHARAHLRDFGITNWELTISPINILQELLATSAAELPPSPLGREPGGPPGSFLTSRRPRLPLTMPFPPTWAEDPGPVYGDAQSLTTCEVCGACFETRKGLSSHARSHLRQLGVAESESSGAPIDLLYELVKQKGLPDAPLGLPPNLTKKSNSPKEFVAGAARPGLLTLAKPMDAPAVNKAIKSPPGFSAKGLTHPSSSPLLKKAPLTLAGSPTPKNPEDKSPQLSLSPRPTSPKAQWPQSEDEGPLNLTLDSDGGRELDCQLCGAWFETRKGLSSHARAHLRHLGISDPDAKGSPIDVLHGLIRRDGIQIRLPPGRGALAQLGRPPSTSTALSLLPPPPPAKKAKLKASGMASPWGKQDLSAAGIFWASDVEPSPLNLSSGPEPTRDIRCEFCGEFFENRKGLSSHARSHLRQMGVTEWYVNGSPIDTLREILKRRTQSRPGGHLHPPGPSPKALAKMVGSAGPGSSLEARSPSDLHISPLAKKLPLPPGSPLGHSPTASPPPTARKMFSGLATPSLPKKLKPEHMRVEIKREMLPGALHGEPHPSEGPWGAPREDMAPLNLSSRAEPVRDIRCEFCGEFFENRKGLSSHARSHLRQMGVTEWSVNGSPIDTLREILKKKSKLCLIKKEPPAGDLAPALTEDGSPTAAPGVMHSPLPLSPLATRPGKPGAGPTQVPRELSLSPITGSKPSATSYLGPVATKRPLQEDRFLPAEVKAKTYIQTELPFKAKTLHEKTSHSSTEACCELCGLYFENRKALASHARAHLRQFGVTEWCVNGSPIETLSEWIKHRPQKVGAYRSYIQGGRPFTKKFRSAGHGRDSDKRPPLGLAPGGLSLVGRSAGDEPGPEAGRAADSGERPLATSPPGTVKSEEHQRQNINKFERRQARPSDASAARGGEEANDLQQKLEEVRQPPPRVRPVPSLVPRPPQTSLVKFVGNIYTLKCRFCEVEFQGPLSIQEEWVRHLQRHILEMNFSKADPPPEEPQAPQAQTAAIEAP
- the Wiz gene encoding protein Wiz isoform X9 — its product is MAEVAFLMGSPILASAKPSPVPPPPPIGSAAVANFDPGTFSLMRCDFCGAGFDTRAGLSSHARAHLRDFGITNWELTISPINILQELLATSAAELPPSPLGREPGGPPGSFLTSRRPRLPLTMPFPPTWAEDPGPVYGDGLCSEENTMVAMDLGSSLLPKKSLPVSGTLEQVASRLSSKVAAEVPQGSKQELPDLKAQSLTTCEVCGACFETRKGLSSHARSHLRQLGVAESESSGAPIDLLYELVKQKGLPDAPLGLPPNLTKKSNSPKEFVAGAARPGLLTLAKPMDAPAVNKAIKSPPGFSAKGLTHPSSSPLLKKAPLTLAGSPTPKNPEDKSPQLSLSPRPTSPKAQWPQSEDEGPLNLTLDSDGGRELDCQLCGAWFETRKGLSSHARAHLRHLGISDPDAKGSPIDVLHGLIRRDGIQIRLPPGRGALAQLGRPPSTSTALSLLPPPPPAKKAKLKASGMASPWGKQDLSAAGIFWASDVEPSPLNLSSGPEPTRDIRCEFCGEFFENRKGLSSHARSHLRQMGVTEWYVNGSPIDTLREILKRRTQSRPGGHLHPPGPSPKALAKMVGSAGPGSSLEARSPSDLHISPLAKKLPLPPGSPLGHSPTASPPPTARKMFSGLATPSLPKKLKPEHMRVEIKREMLPGALHGEPHPSEGPWGAPREDMAPLNLSSRAEPVRDIRCEFCGEFFENRKGLSSHARSHLRQMGVTEWSVNGSPIDTLREILKKKSKLCLIKKEPPAGDLAPALTEDGSPTAAPGVMHSPLPLSPLATRPGKPGAGPTQVPRELSLSPITGSKPSATSYLGPVATKRPLQEDRFLPAEVKAKTYIQTELPFKAKTLHEKTSHSSTEACCELCGLYFENRKALASHARAHLRQFGVTEWCVNGSPIETLSEWIKHRPQKVGAYRSYIQGGRPFTKKFRSAGHGRDSDKRPPLGLAPGGLSLVGRSAGDEPGPEAGRAADSGERPLATSPPGTVKSEEHQRQNINKFERRQARPSDASAARGGEEANDLQQKLEEVRQPPPRVRPVPSLVPRPPQTSLVKFVGNIYTLKCRFCEVEFQGPLSIQEEWVRHLQRHILEMNFSKADPPPEEPQAPQAQTAAIEAP